The proteins below are encoded in one region of Micromonospora pisi:
- a CDS encoding metal ABC transporter permease, whose product MMIFQYEFMLRALVGALVIGLAAPALGIYLVQRRMSLIGDGVGHVALTGVGIGLLLNTSPVLTAVIVSAVGAVAIELVRERGRTSGDLALALLFYGGIAGGVMLVGLSSNSSNATLMSYLFGALTTTSPQDLVVIVVVAVVVLAAMLGLRPALFAISHDEEYARVSGLPVRALNLLLAATTAVTVTIAMRTVGLLLISALMVIPVATAQQFSRGFRSTMAAAMTLGLVAAAVGVWLAGTANTAPGATIVVVSIAGFLLVALGGAGWRSLRRRTGPAGAGRPVEPAGAPESVLEQTAPLVGPGR is encoded by the coding sequence ATGATGATCTTCCAGTACGAATTCATGCTCCGCGCACTGGTCGGTGCGCTGGTCATCGGGCTCGCCGCCCCCGCGCTCGGCATCTACCTGGTGCAGCGCCGGATGTCGCTGATCGGCGACGGCGTCGGGCACGTCGCCCTCACCGGGGTCGGGATCGGCCTGCTGCTGAACACCTCCCCGGTGCTCACCGCCGTGATCGTCTCGGCGGTCGGCGCGGTCGCCATCGAACTGGTCCGGGAACGTGGCCGCACCTCCGGTGACCTGGCATTGGCCCTGCTCTTCTACGGCGGCATCGCCGGTGGGGTGATGCTGGTCGGCCTCTCCTCCAACAGCAGCAACGCGACCCTGATGTCGTACCTCTTCGGTGCCCTGACCACGACGTCGCCGCAGGACCTGGTGGTGATCGTGGTGGTCGCGGTCGTGGTGCTGGCCGCCATGCTCGGCCTGCGCCCGGCCCTCTTCGCGATCAGCCACGACGAGGAGTACGCCCGGGTCTCCGGACTGCCGGTGCGTGCGCTCAACCTGCTGCTCGCGGCGACCACGGCGGTGACCGTGACCATCGCCATGCGGACCGTCGGACTGTTGTTGATCAGCGCCCTGATGGTGATCCCGGTCGCTACCGCACAGCAGTTCAGCCGGGGCTTCCGGAGCACGATGGCGGCGGCGATGACGCTCGGCCTGGTCGCCGCCGCGGTCGGGGTATGGCTGGCCGGAACAGCCAATACCGCCCCGGGCGCGACGATCGTGGTGGTCTCGATCGCCGGTTTCCTGCTCGTCGCCCTCGGTGGCGCCGGCTGGCGGTCCCTGCGCCGCCGGACCGGGCCAGCCGGCGCGGGCCGACCGGTCGAGCCCGCCGGGGCGCCCGAATCGGTGCTGGAGCAGACGGCCCCGTTGGTCGGACCGGGCCGATAG
- a CDS encoding ArsR/SmtB family transcription factor has protein sequence MTTGGYEVYESAGELLRALSAPIRVAIVTELADGERCVHELVEKLGAAQPLVSQHLRVLRGAGVVRGSRRGREIAYALVDEHIAHIVADAVSHAGEAAPARLNAS, from the coding sequence GTGACCACTGGAGGATACGAGGTGTACGAGAGCGCCGGGGAACTGTTACGGGCTCTCTCCGCTCCGATCCGGGTCGCGATCGTCACCGAGCTCGCCGACGGTGAGCGCTGCGTACACGAGCTGGTGGAGAAGCTCGGCGCGGCGCAGCCGCTCGTCTCCCAGCACCTGCGGGTGCTCCGCGGCGCCGGGGTGGTACGCGGCTCGCGTCGCGGTCGGGAGATCGCGTACGCGCTGGTCGACGAGCACATCGCGCACATCGTCGCGGACGCCGTCAGCCACGCGGGCGAAGCGGCCCCGGCGCGGCTGAACGCGAGCTGA
- a CDS encoding Fur family transcriptional regulator, whose amino-acid sequence MTDAGTATGTAVRNTRQRSAVAALLAEVAGFHSAQDLHGMLRERGERVGLTTVYRTLQALADAGEIDVMRPAGGEQLYRRCSDGHHHHLVCRGCGRTVEIEGPAVEHWADGVAAGHGYADVSHTLEIFGTCPDCAA is encoded by the coding sequence ATGACGGACGCGGGTACGGCAACCGGCACCGCCGTCCGCAACACCCGGCAACGCAGCGCGGTCGCCGCCCTGCTCGCCGAGGTGGCGGGCTTCCACAGCGCCCAGGACCTGCACGGAATGCTGCGTGAGCGGGGTGAACGGGTCGGGCTGACCACCGTCTACCGGACCCTGCAGGCACTGGCCGACGCCGGTGAGATCGACGTGATGCGCCCGGCCGGCGGCGAGCAGCTCTACCGGCGGTGCAGCGACGGGCACCACCACCACCTGGTCTGCCGGGGCTGTGGCCGTACGGTCGAGATCGAGGGTCCGGCCGTGGAGCACTGGGCCGACGGGGTCGCCGCCGGACACGGGTACGCCGACGTCAGCCACACCCTCGAAATCTTCGGCACCTGCCCGGACTGCGCCGCCTGA
- a CDS encoding DUF389 domain-containing protein gives MLHLRVIVPSDRSQAVVDLLSADPAVTHVIVLPGAGRVPPGDVVLCDVVREGADGILVALREMGVDRAGGIAVEGVDVTLSAAAERAGRAAPGLGTDAVVWDEVARKTGEETRLSATYLALITLATIIAGIGVLLDQPILIVGAMVVGPEFGPLAALSVALVRWRRPIIRRSATALLVGFVVAMAVTVLSTWALTAAGLIDRGMLLADRPLTDFIWRPDALSWVVGFLAGVAGMLSVTSNKSGSLVGVLISVTTVPAAANVAVALAYRVPDEAVGSALQLLINLAAIVLAGVLTLLVQRLWWSRITAGRQPRPPRPARSGRTRAEVGSARG, from the coding sequence GTGCTGCACCTGAGGGTGATCGTCCCGAGTGACCGCAGCCAGGCGGTGGTCGACCTGCTCTCCGCCGATCCCGCGGTCACGCACGTGATCGTGCTGCCCGGCGCGGGCCGGGTGCCACCGGGGGACGTGGTCCTCTGCGACGTCGTCCGGGAGGGCGCCGACGGGATCCTGGTGGCGCTCCGGGAGATGGGGGTGGACCGGGCCGGCGGGATCGCCGTCGAAGGAGTGGACGTCACGCTCTCCGCGGCCGCCGAGCGGGCCGGTCGGGCCGCACCCGGGTTGGGCACCGACGCCGTGGTCTGGGACGAGGTCGCCCGCAAGACCGGCGAGGAGACCAGGCTCTCCGCCACCTACCTGGCGCTGATCACCCTGGCCACCATCATCGCCGGCATCGGCGTCCTGCTGGACCAGCCGATCCTGATCGTCGGCGCGATGGTCGTCGGTCCGGAGTTCGGCCCGCTCGCGGCCCTCAGCGTGGCACTGGTCCGGTGGCGGCGCCCGATCATCCGGCGATCGGCGACCGCCCTGCTGGTCGGCTTCGTCGTCGCGATGGCGGTGACCGTGCTCAGCACCTGGGCGCTGACCGCCGCCGGTCTGATCGACCGGGGGATGCTGCTCGCCGACCGACCGCTGACCGACTTCATCTGGCGGCCCGACGCGCTCTCCTGGGTGGTGGGCTTCCTCGCCGGGGTCGCCGGCATGCTCTCGGTCACCTCGAACAAGTCCGGCTCGCTGGTCGGCGTGCTGATCTCGGTGACGACCGTGCCGGCGGCGGCGAACGTCGCCGTCGCGCTCGCGTACCGGGTGCCCGACGAGGCGGTCGGTTCGGCCCTGCAACTGTTGATCAACCTGGCCGCGATCGTGCTCGCCGGGGTGCTGACCCTGCTGGTGCAACGGCTCTGGTGGTCGCGGATCACCGCCGGCCGCCAGCCCCGCCCACCCCGACCGGCTCGATCGGGACGGACACGGGCGGAGGTGGGCAGTGCGCGCGGATGA
- a CDS encoding aldo/keto reductase: MRADDLAPLGRTNLRVSRLGLGLASLGGMFAPVDQTQAVATVDRAWDLGVRLYDTAPVYGYGRSETRAGSALRDRPRDDYVFCTKVGRLIEPGGRDHQAIWADPPPGVGPRLDYSYPGVIRSVEQSLERLGLDRIDVLHVHDPDQDYPTALREAYRALADLRAAGVVGAVSLGVNHADVAARFLREAPAPGPDCVLLAGRYTLLDQSGLADLLPLCAARGVAVMAAGVFQSGLLAEPRTGAAYGYTDVPAALLDRVRALREICARYGVPPLAAAIQFPFGHPAVATVVVGARAAHEVAENAALLAYPIPAGLWRAMKAERLLPPDAPVPGADG; the protein is encoded by the coding sequence GTGCGCGCGGATGACCTCGCACCGCTCGGGCGCACCAACCTCCGGGTGAGCCGCCTCGGCCTCGGCCTGGCCTCACTCGGCGGGATGTTCGCACCGGTCGACCAGACGCAGGCGGTCGCCACCGTGGACCGGGCCTGGGACCTCGGCGTACGGCTCTACGACACCGCCCCGGTCTACGGCTACGGGCGCTCCGAGACCCGGGCCGGGTCGGCGTTACGTGACCGGCCCCGTGACGACTACGTGTTCTGCACGAAGGTGGGGCGGTTGATCGAGCCTGGTGGGCGGGACCACCAGGCGATCTGGGCCGACCCTCCGCCGGGCGTCGGGCCCCGGCTGGACTACAGCTATCCGGGCGTCATCCGCTCGGTGGAGCAGAGTCTCGAACGGCTCGGCCTCGACCGGATCGACGTACTGCACGTACACGACCCGGACCAGGACTATCCGACGGCTCTGCGCGAGGCGTACCGGGCCCTGGCCGACCTGCGGGCGGCCGGCGTGGTCGGGGCCGTCTCGCTCGGGGTGAACCACGCGGACGTGGCGGCCCGCTTCCTTCGTGAGGCGCCCGCGCCCGGACCCGACTGTGTGCTGCTCGCCGGGCGCTACACGCTCCTGGACCAGTCCGGGCTTGCCGACCTGCTGCCGCTCTGCGCCGCACGTGGGGTCGCGGTGATGGCGGCTGGCGTGTTCCAGTCCGGTCTGCTGGCCGAGCCCCGGACCGGTGCGGCGTACGGCTACACCGACGTACCAGCCGCGCTGCTGGACCGGGTCCGGGCGCTGCGGGAGATCTGCGCCCGGTACGGTGTGCCACCGCTCGCGGCGGCGATCCAGTTCCCGTTCGGACACCCCGCGGTGGCGACGGTGGTGGTCGGGGCTCGGGCGGCGCACGAGGTTGCGGAGAACGCCGCCCTGCTGGCGTACCCGATCCCGGCGGGACTGTGGCGGGCGATGAAAGCCGAGCGCCTGCTGCCGCCGGATGCACCTGTACCCGGCGCGGACGGTTGA
- a CDS encoding acyl-CoA dehydrogenase family protein: MTTTQNDRPAADGADGPGPTSTADGIGPLPKEAGQVSEREARQVAEAARETTWGKPSFGKELFLGRLRLDLIDPWPRPDPERAGPAEQWLRQLDSYVRTDVDGARIERDAEIPDEVFHGLARLGAFGIKIDKKYGGLGLSNLHYCRALMLAGSASPAIGALLSAHQSIGVPQPLKMFGTDEQKQRFLPRLAAGEVSSFLLTEPDVGSDPARLATTAEPTEDGTGYRLNGIKLWATNGTVATLLVVMARVPAGDGRRGGITAFVVEGDSPGITVERRNAFLGLRGLENSVTRFHDVIVPKENVIGGEGKGLKIALTTLNTGRLSLPAMCVGAAKWSLNVAREWSAERVQWGRPVGEHEAVAKKLSFIAATTYGMETMLDLCCMLADDDTSDIRIEAALVKLYASEMAWQVADELIQIRGGRGYETADSLAARGERPAAVEQLLRDLRINRIFEGSTEIMHLLIAREAVDAHLSVAGDIIDPDAGIGRKARAAANASAFYAKWLPTLAVGRGQQPGAYAEFGPLAQHLRYVERSSRKLARSTFYAMSRWQGKLERKQAFLGRIVDIGAELFAMAAVAVRARAERDNRPEGVELADLFCRQARTRVETLFHHLWENTDSVDVAAAKRILAGRYAFVEDGVITPAGEQAWVAAWEPGPATVPDVRRRIPSPARPAQ, from the coding sequence GTGACCACGACGCAGAATGACCGGCCGGCGGCGGACGGCGCCGACGGACCCGGGCCGACCAGCACCGCCGACGGAATCGGGCCACTACCGAAGGAAGCCGGCCAGGTCTCCGAACGGGAGGCCCGCCAGGTCGCCGAGGCCGCCCGGGAAACCACCTGGGGCAAACCGAGCTTCGGCAAGGAACTCTTCCTCGGCCGGCTCAGACTCGACCTGATCGACCCCTGGCCACGTCCCGACCCGGAGCGCGCCGGCCCGGCCGAGCAGTGGCTGCGCCAACTCGACTCCTACGTCCGCACCGACGTCGACGGCGCCCGGATCGAACGCGACGCGGAAATCCCCGACGAGGTCTTCCACGGCCTCGCCCGGCTCGGCGCCTTCGGCATAAAGATCGACAAGAAGTACGGCGGCCTCGGCCTGAGCAACCTGCACTACTGCCGGGCGCTGATGCTCGCCGGCTCGGCCAGCCCGGCGATCGGCGCGCTGCTCTCCGCGCACCAGTCGATCGGAGTGCCACAGCCATTGAAGATGTTCGGCACCGACGAACAGAAGCAACGCTTCCTGCCCCGGCTCGCCGCCGGGGAGGTCTCCTCCTTCCTTCTCACCGAGCCCGACGTCGGCTCCGACCCGGCCCGCCTGGCGACCACCGCCGAACCGACCGAGGACGGCACCGGTTACCGGCTCAACGGCATCAAACTCTGGGCCACCAACGGCACCGTCGCCACCCTGCTCGTGGTGATGGCCCGGGTCCCGGCCGGCGACGGGCGGCGCGGCGGGATCACCGCGTTCGTGGTCGAGGGCGACTCGCCCGGCATCACCGTCGAGCGACGCAACGCCTTCCTCGGCCTACGCGGCCTGGAGAACAGCGTCACCCGCTTCCACGACGTGATCGTGCCGAAGGAGAACGTCATCGGTGGCGAGGGCAAGGGCCTGAAGATCGCCCTGACCACACTGAACACCGGCCGGCTCTCGCTGCCCGCGATGTGCGTCGGCGCCGCCAAATGGTCGCTGAACGTGGCCCGCGAATGGTCGGCGGAACGGGTCCAGTGGGGCCGTCCGGTCGGCGAGCACGAGGCGGTGGCGAAAAAGCTCTCCTTCATCGCCGCCACCACGTACGGCATGGAGACCATGCTCGACCTCTGCTGCATGCTCGCCGACGACGACACCTCCGACATCCGGATCGAAGCCGCCCTGGTCAAGCTCTACGCCAGCGAGATGGCATGGCAGGTCGCCGACGAACTGATCCAGATCCGGGGCGGTCGCGGCTACGAGACCGCCGACTCACTCGCCGCCCGGGGCGAACGACCGGCCGCCGTCGAACAACTCCTGCGCGACCTGCGGATCAACCGGATCTTCGAGGGCTCCACCGAGATCATGCATCTGCTGATCGCCCGCGAGGCGGTCGACGCTCACCTCTCCGTCGCCGGCGACATCATCGACCCCGACGCCGGAATCGGCCGCAAGGCCCGCGCCGCCGCCAACGCCAGCGCCTTCTACGCGAAGTGGCTGCCCACGCTCGCGGTCGGTCGCGGCCAGCAACCCGGCGCGTACGCCGAATTCGGCCCCCTGGCACAGCACCTGCGCTATGTCGAGCGGTCGTCGCGCAAACTCGCCCGCTCCACCTTCTACGCGATGTCTCGCTGGCAGGGAAAACTCGAACGCAAGCAGGCGTTCCTCGGCCGGATCGTGGACATCGGCGCGGAACTGTTCGCGATGGCCGCGGTCGCCGTACGGGCCCGCGCCGAGCGCGACAACCGTCCCGAGGGGGTCGAGCTGGCCGACCTGTTCTGCCGGCAGGCCCGGACCCGGGTCGAGACCCTCTTCCACCACCTGTGGGAGAACACCGACTCGGTCGACGTGGCGGCGGCCAAACGGATCCTCGCCGGCCGGTACGCGTTCGTCGAGGACGGTGTCATCACCCCGGCAGGGGAGCAGGCATGGGTGGCCGCCTGGGAGCCGGGGCCGGCCACCGTGCCGGACGTACGTCGCCGCATCCCGTCACCGGCCCGACCGGCGCAGTGA
- a CDS encoding MerR family transcriptional regulator has product MGQDPNTTFDDENYPAYTMGRAAEMLGITPGFLRSLDEAKLIDPQRSTGGHRRYSRYQLRLAARARELVDQGTALEAACRIIILEDQLQEALRINEQLRGRE; this is encoded by the coding sequence ATGGGTCAAGACCCGAACACGACGTTCGACGACGAGAACTACCCCGCCTACACCATGGGCCGGGCCGCGGAGATGCTCGGAATCACCCCGGGATTCCTGCGCAGCCTGGACGAGGCGAAACTGATCGACCCGCAACGCTCAACCGGCGGACACCGTCGGTACTCCCGTTATCAGCTGCGGCTGGCGGCCCGGGCGCGGGAACTGGTCGACCAGGGCACGGCCCTCGAAGCGGCCTGCCGGATCATCATCCTGGAAGACCAACTCCAGGAAGCCCTGCGCATCAACGAGCAGTTGCGCGGTCGCGAGTAA
- a CDS encoding DUF6328 family protein, translating to MSKETEKQRWQRNFADLLQELRVAQTGVQILFAFLLTLPFSNGFPDTSQFQKDVYVVALLAAAAATALIISPVAFHRALFRQGRKPELVLFAHSMATGGLGFMLIAMVSSVLLITDFVLPRPIAFVLSGVTAAWFLTFWAGLPYLRRKWGEDDDEDDVDVVEDELPRVIPGS from the coding sequence GTGTCCAAGGAGACCGAGAAGCAGCGCTGGCAGCGCAACTTCGCCGACCTGCTACAGGAGTTGCGGGTGGCACAGACCGGGGTGCAGATCCTCTTCGCGTTTCTGCTCACCCTTCCGTTCAGCAACGGCTTCCCGGACACCAGCCAGTTCCAGAAGGACGTGTACGTGGTGGCGCTGCTCGCCGCCGCCGCCGCGACCGCGCTGATCATTTCGCCGGTCGCCTTCCACCGGGCACTGTTCCGTCAGGGACGCAAACCGGAACTGGTGCTCTTCGCGCACAGCATGGCCACCGGTGGGCTCGGCTTCATGCTGATCGCGATGGTCAGCTCGGTGCTGCTGATCACCGACTTCGTCCTGCCCCGTCCGATCGCGTTTGTGCTCAGCGGTGTCACCGCGGCCTGGTTCCTGACCTTCTGGGCCGGGCTGCCGTACCTGCGCCGCAAGTGGGGCGAAGACGACGACGAGGACGACGTGGATGTGGTCGAGGACGAGTTGCCGCGGGTGATCCCGGGAAGCTGA
- a CDS encoding VOC family protein, translated as MVSRLNPYINFNGNARQAMEFYRAVFGGELRLITFGESGAVGGGDAEGIMHGMLETPSGFTLMGSDTPPGMAYNPGDNITVSLSGEDGDELRGYWEKLIEGGAVSVALEKQMWGDEFGACVDRFGTPWMVNISQPGA; from the coding sequence GTGGTCTCTCGTCTGAATCCGTACATCAACTTCAATGGCAACGCGCGGCAGGCCATGGAGTTCTATCGGGCCGTCTTCGGCGGCGAGCTGCGGCTGATCACCTTCGGTGAGTCCGGTGCGGTGGGCGGCGGTGACGCCGAGGGGATCATGCACGGGATGCTGGAGACGCCGAGCGGGTTCACCCTCATGGGTTCCGACACCCCGCCGGGGATGGCGTACAACCCGGGGGACAACATCACGGTCAGCCTGAGTGGGGAGGACGGCGACGAGCTGCGCGGCTACTGGGAGAAGCTGATCGAGGGCGGCGCGGTGTCGGTCGCGCTGGAGAAGCAGATGTGGGGCGACGAGTTCGGTGCGTGTGTGGACCGGTTCGGTACCCCGTGGATGGTGAACATTTCCCAGCCCGGGGCCTGA
- a CDS encoding phosphatase PAP2 family protein: MASVAALLVLVPFSVLALLVISAWWPLRSLDENLAESLHSVAVAHPGWASAMQTWTDVFGPGPLRVAVLAMAAWLWWRGARRVALWAATTMVTGGVLGGTLKLIFGRDRPDLLDPVSHAPGYSFPSGHALTAALAAGVLLLALLPFLDQPASGRRRRAARWALWAGAIVLTVVTGLSRIALGVHWMSDVIGGWILGAAVVAATTAAFATWRDRVGRRPTSPMSDGVVEEEGQREPEHPAA; this comes from the coding sequence ATGGCGTCCGTCGCGGCGCTGCTCGTACTCGTCCCCTTCTCGGTGCTGGCGCTGCTGGTCATCTCCGCCTGGTGGCCGCTGCGCAGCCTCGACGAGAACCTGGCCGAGTCACTCCATTCGGTGGCGGTGGCACATCCCGGTTGGGCGTCGGCGATGCAGACCTGGACCGACGTCTTCGGCCCCGGACCACTGCGGGTGGCGGTCCTGGCCATGGCCGCGTGGTTGTGGTGGCGTGGCGCCCGCCGGGTGGCGCTCTGGGCCGCCACGACCATGGTCACCGGCGGTGTGCTGGGCGGCACGCTCAAACTGATCTTCGGGCGGGACCGGCCCGACCTGCTCGACCCCGTCTCGCACGCCCCCGGCTACTCGTTCCCGTCCGGACACGCGCTCACCGCCGCGCTGGCCGCCGGCGTACTCCTGCTCGCACTCCTGCCCTTTCTCGACCAGCCCGCCAGCGGCCGGCGGCGGCGCGCGGCCCGGTGGGCGCTGTGGGCCGGCGCCATCGTGCTCACGGTGGTGACCGGGCTGAGCCGGATCGCGCTCGGCGTGCACTGGATGAGCGACGTCATCGGCGGCTGGATCCTCGGCGCCGCCGTGGTCGCCGCGACAACGGCCGCATTCGCCACCTGGCGTGACCGGGTCGGCCGCCGCCCCACCTCCCCGATGAGCGACGGCGTGGTCGAAGAGGAAGGCCAACGAGAGCCAGAGCACCCGGCCGCATAG
- a CDS encoding phosphatase PAP2 family protein → MSPTMISTGLRHATTRLLLPLLVLYGVMVGLGLLVTKVLYDTWPLTVEDTVNRELESERSGTLNAISLVFSTIASTPAIIAVTVIAATILALTTRRWREPAFLIAAVSAQALIFLFTTMVIDRERPAVEHMDTSPPTSSFPSGHTSAAIALYGGLAVLLALHARRTATKVAWWSLLVVVPVGVALTRMYRGMHHPSDVIGSLVNSASCLLIMARGLLDRILRRDATAPAHQPTTARV, encoded by the coding sequence ATGTCCCCCACCATGATCTCCACCGGGCTCCGCCACGCCACCACCCGCCTCCTGCTACCGCTGCTCGTGCTCTACGGGGTGATGGTCGGCCTCGGCCTGCTGGTCACGAAGGTGCTGTACGACACCTGGCCGCTCACCGTGGAGGACACCGTCAACCGGGAGTTGGAATCGGAGCGCTCCGGCACCCTGAACGCCATCTCACTGGTCTTCAGCACGATCGCGAGCACACCGGCGATCATCGCGGTCACCGTCATCGCGGCGACGATCCTGGCGCTGACGACCCGACGGTGGCGGGAACCCGCGTTCCTCATCGCAGCGGTCAGCGCCCAGGCACTGATCTTCCTCTTCACCACCATGGTGATCGACCGGGAACGCCCGGCGGTCGAGCACATGGACACCTCACCGCCGACCTCCAGCTTCCCCTCCGGGCACACCTCGGCCGCGATCGCCCTCTACGGCGGGCTGGCCGTCCTGCTGGCCCTGCACGCCCGGCGTACGGCGACAAAGGTCGCCTGGTGGTCGCTGCTGGTCGTGGTCCCGGTCGGGGTGGCGCTGACCCGGATGTACCGGGGCATGCACCACCCCAGCGACGTGATCGGATCATTGGTCAACTCCGCCAGTTGCCTACTCATCATGGCCCGTGGCCTGCTCGACCGGATACTTCGCCGCGATGCCACCGCGCCTGCCCACCAACCCACCACCGCCCGCGTCTGA